Proteins co-encoded in one Rhodothermales bacterium genomic window:
- a CDS encoding type II secretion system F family protein: MAVKEYRFTGQGNNGQPVQGTVFAPSKRAAKQKVNTLSEKHGFRTRGVQERSVYLYKVRHPNGKVVNGEQKAFSQEEISTALGKMGLEVLKVNKKFVDIQRKPPRGDMIMFVRLAANLLKEKLPFDEVLNLLVNDVSSNSLKQVIRDLNGDLKSGMEAQQAFMKHQHMLGKFTAYMLGIASRSGNMSEIYEATARFLERQNEFQKSVRSAMITPAITIAVLIAAFVWYVWYIFPETAGLFEGFGIELPPMTRKTLAFSHWLDENYGWVLGLLVAMGVGGITFARSQKGKFMIDKSIIRIPIIGTLLHKLNIEIFCRVFSVLYSGSGDNISVIKIAAEACGNSYMEHRVKTITVPMMVAQGAELVRSMEASGVFTQMALARFRSGAETGNVRNSAQQMADYYEAETTLKLKEAVEGIQTIVAVIITVAICFLTVISSEIALISPSSTDIMGV, translated from the coding sequence ATGGCCGTAAAAGAATACAGGTTCACAGGGCAGGGAAATAACGGGCAGCCTGTACAGGGCACCGTTTTCGCACCATCAAAGCGCGCTGCCAAACAGAAAGTCAACACGCTTTCTGAAAAGCACGGCTTCCGCACGCGCGGCGTGCAGGAACGAAGTGTCTACCTCTACAAGGTTCGCCATCCGAACGGCAAAGTCGTCAACGGCGAACAGAAGGCCTTCTCGCAGGAGGAGATCTCGACGGCCCTGGGCAAGATGGGCCTCGAAGTATTGAAGGTCAACAAGAAATTTGTCGACATCCAGCGCAAGCCGCCGCGTGGCGACATGATTATGTTCGTCCGTCTGGCAGCAAACCTTCTCAAGGAAAAGCTGCCGTTCGACGAAGTACTCAACCTGCTCGTCAACGATGTGTCGTCGAACAGTCTGAAGCAGGTCATTCGCGACCTTAACGGAGACCTCAAGAGCGGCATGGAGGCACAGCAGGCCTTCATGAAACACCAGCACATGCTGGGCAAGTTCACGGCGTATATGCTCGGGATCGCGTCGCGTAGCGGTAACATGTCCGAGATCTACGAGGCTACTGCGCGGTTTCTAGAGAGGCAGAACGAGTTCCAGAAGAGCGTTCGCAGCGCCATGATCACGCCGGCCATCACCATTGCGGTATTGATCGCTGCGTTCGTCTGGTATGTCTGGTACATCTTCCCGGAGACGGCTGGTCTGTTCGAAGGATTCGGCATCGAGCTGCCGCCGATGACCAGGAAGACGCTTGCGTTTTCACACTGGCTGGACGAAAACTACGGCTGGGTGCTTGGTCTTCTCGTGGCCATGGGAGTCGGCGGAATCACGTTTGCCAGATCTCAGAAAGGCAAGTTCATGATCGACAAGTCGATTATCCGGATTCCCATAATCGGAACTCTGCTGCACAAGCTCAACATCGAGATCTTCTGTCGCGTGTTCTCGGTTCTGTACTCCGGTAGCGGCGACAATATCAGTGTTATCAAGATCGCTGCCGAAGCCTGTGGTAACTCTTACATGGAGCACCGGGTCAAGACGATCACCGTTCCCATGATGGTGGCCCAGGGTGCCGAACTGGTTCGATCGATGGAGGCCAGTGGAGTCTTTACGCAGATGGCCCTGGCGCGCTTCCGCAGTGGAGCCGAAACGGGTAACGTGCGGAACTCTGCACAACAGATGGCGGACTACTACGAGGCCGAGACGACTCTCAAGCTTAAGGAAGCGGTAGAGGGTATTCAGACCATCGTGGCCGTCATTATTACCGTCGCCATTTGTTTTCTGACCGTCATCTCGTCCGAGATCGCACTGATCTCGCCGTCGAGTACAGACATCATGGGCGTCTGA
- a CDS encoding DUF4342 domain-containing protein: MTDTDKPRISFEEVKVKGNELVDKVRDIIEEGNARRIIIKKDDKTVMELPLSIGVGGMTAAILFAPVLAAVGAFAALVSDVRVVVEREARAEFEEIEDSSGSDDEATG, translated from the coding sequence ATGACAGATACAGACAAGCCCCGGATCTCTTTCGAAGAGGTGAAGGTGAAGGGCAACGAACTTGTCGACAAGGTCCGCGACATCATTGAGGAGGGTAATGCCCGCCGCATCATCATCAAGAAGGATGACAAAACCGTTATGGAGTTGCCGCTTTCGATTGGCGTTGGCGGCATGACGGCAGCGATCCTGTTCGCCCCCGTTCTGGCGGCGGTCGGTGCGTTCGCCGCTCTCGTGAGCGACGTTCGCGTCGTAGTTGAACGAGAGGCACGCGCCGAATTCGAGGAGATTGAGGACTCGTCGGGATCTGACGACGAGGCAACCGGCTGA
- a CDS encoding threo-3-hydroxy-L-aspartate ammonia-lyase: MRDPQPDHPLPVTFDDVTAAAARLDGNANRTPVMTSRTLDAHVSGSAFLKCENFQRAGAFKFRGAFNALSMLNEDQRRTGVLTYSSGNHAQATALAGRLLGVPVTVIMPDDAPRVKLEATKGYGATVVTYSREETTREELAAAMSTERRLPVIPPYDHPHVVAGQGTAGLELLEDVENLDLLLVCCGGGGLLSGCAIAARQLRPEIRIIGVEPAAADDATRSFYSGKLETVKDPDTIADGARTPSLGKITFPLVQHYVDGMVTVTDAELIDAMRFLWARMKLVVEPTGALALAAALTETVDLRDARTGILISGGNVDLTYALKLFATA; encoded by the coding sequence ATGCGCGATCCACAGCCAGACCATCCTCTGCCGGTAACGTTCGACGATGTCACGGCGGCCGCGGCACGACTGGACGGCAACGCCAACCGGACGCCCGTCATGACCTCACGCACGCTGGATGCGCATGTATCCGGCTCGGCCTTCCTGAAATGCGAGAATTTCCAGCGAGCCGGGGCCTTCAAGTTCAGGGGCGCTTTTAACGCCCTGAGCATGCTCAACGAGGATCAGCGGCGCACGGGTGTGCTGACCTATTCGTCCGGCAATCACGCTCAGGCGACCGCACTGGCCGGCCGGCTTCTGGGTGTACCGGTCACGGTCATAATGCCAGACGATGCTCCCAGAGTCAAATTGGAGGCAACGAAGGGATATGGAGCTACGGTCGTCACCTATTCGCGAGAGGAGACAACGCGTGAAGAGCTGGCCGCTGCGATGTCGACCGAGCGCCGACTTCCGGTCATCCCGCCGTACGATCACCCGCATGTCGTAGCCGGACAGGGAACAGCCGGCCTGGAGCTCCTCGAGGACGTAGAAAACCTCGACCTCTTGCTGGTCTGCTGTGGCGGCGGCGGGCTCCTGTCGGGGTGCGCCATCGCAGCCCGCCAATTGAGGCCCGAGATTCGCATCATCGGTGTAGAGCCGGCCGCTGCGGACGATGCGACCCGCTCGTTCTACAGCGGCAAGCTCGAAACCGTGAAGGATCCGGACACCATCGCCGACGGCGCACGCACTCCATCGCTCGGAAAGATCACGTTTCCCCTTGTGCAACATTACGTTGATGGCATGGTGACCGTCACCGATGCAGAGTTGATTGACGCGATGCGGTTCCTCTGGGCACGCATGAAGCTGGTGGTGGAACCGACCGGAGCACTCGCCCTGGCGGCCGCGCTCACCGAAACCGTGGACCTCCGCGACGCGCGGACGGGCATCCTGATATCCGGCGGCAACGTCGATCTGACGTATGCCCTGAAACTGTTCGCCACGGCGTAG
- a CDS encoding LTA synthase family protein: protein MPRDRKFERGATRVAARTPDVTRLGLLFVPLILQIVFLRLLETTMLRRGALVPVETLLWTNGPLPFLIVLLGICVYWAARVRLNHLPAIIPATIATAATAVTTGLGYKFAPWWITEWVTPATLEVLRADILMILTLIGATLLLLSFGGRRIGRATKIAVHLLVPIIMTVSLAGFGYFLATGSPADWPILKYSISNFGTVRELLADGITIQHLALMTLPGLWSAVVWVLSQTRARGQAAGTDIRPSTVLTLTPLILILLLTPPVEMTSSVNSGSLHRIVRAAAEDIAGGSGIIDVDTGPSAGRAFDALALKMERTDSTITPNIVLILLESIRSRSSTPYNSDHQTMPFLDSLAQAGALVENMYAVVSYTNKSLVPIYAGIYSRPGRDLVEATPDAIPGRGLPALLEPLGYRSAFFTSATMEFERKDVILKNLGFRDLVGSEDLSHEGFHKKAYFGYEDRAALEPAIRWAQTTSQDGHPFFLNFLTLTSHHPYDVPDEFASRDYETRDPELGNYYNALRYTDDFLRDFMRRMNKLELDRNTVFIIVGDHGEAFGEHMERTHGNVVWDEALQVPAVLFAPDYITAGTRISGIRQHLDLLPTISDLLNTALVDGELPGSSLLGPVARDRTLYHHSVDDRKVMALRRDSLKFMYFHKQAPTRVFNYIVDPEERRDISDRFSPNALSNVELELLLWRSRVARAYPDRRRVRLYPRTIDSTHVAGRSIQFR, encoded by the coding sequence ATGCCGAGAGACAGAAAGTTCGAACGAGGCGCGACACGCGTCGCTGCCCGGACTCCCGACGTAACACGATTGGGCCTGCTCTTCGTGCCACTCATCCTGCAGATCGTCTTTCTGCGACTGCTGGAAACCACGATGCTTCGCCGAGGCGCCCTCGTACCGGTCGAAACACTGTTGTGGACCAACGGCCCGCTTCCCTTCCTGATCGTGTTGCTGGGAATCTGCGTCTACTGGGCCGCCCGCGTCCGCCTGAACCATCTCCCGGCCATCATTCCTGCGACAATCGCAACGGCAGCGACAGCCGTCACGACAGGACTTGGTTACAAGTTCGCACCGTGGTGGATAACGGAGTGGGTGACCCCGGCTACCCTGGAGGTCCTGCGCGCAGATATTTTGATGATACTCACACTGATCGGTGCCACCCTCCTTCTGCTCAGTTTTGGAGGACGGAGGATCGGTCGTGCGACCAAAATCGCCGTACACCTCCTGGTGCCGATCATCATGACCGTATCGCTGGCGGGGTTTGGCTACTTTCTTGCGACCGGAAGCCCGGCCGACTGGCCCATCCTCAAGTACTCGATCTCGAATTTCGGCACCGTCCGGGAGCTGTTGGCCGACGGCATCACAATACAACATCTCGCACTGATGACCCTGCCGGGTCTATGGTCGGCTGTCGTATGGGTCCTCTCACAGACGAGAGCCCGCGGGCAGGCCGCAGGCACCGACATCCGACCATCGACCGTGCTCACGTTGACGCCCCTCATACTCATCCTGCTGCTAACGCCGCCCGTCGAGATGACATCCTCGGTCAACTCCGGCAGCCTTCATCGGATTGTAAGAGCGGCCGCTGAAGACATCGCAGGCGGCTCCGGCATTATTGACGTCGACACGGGACCATCGGCTGGTCGTGCCTTCGACGCTCTGGCGCTCAAAATGGAAAGGACAGATTCCACGATCACGCCGAACATCGTGTTAATCCTGTTGGAGTCGATTCGGAGTCGGTCCTCGACGCCCTACAACTCCGATCATCAGACAATGCCATTCCTTGACTCGCTGGCACAGGCCGGGGCGCTCGTCGAGAACATGTACGCAGTGGTCAGCTATACAAACAAGTCTCTCGTTCCGATTTACGCGGGAATCTATTCCCGCCCGGGACGTGATCTCGTGGAGGCGACACCGGATGCGATTCCGGGCAGAGGGCTGCCGGCTCTTCTTGAGCCGCTCGGTTATCGAAGCGCGTTCTTTACATCTGCAACAATGGAGTTCGAGCGAAAGGACGTCATTCTCAAGAACCTTGGCTTCAGAGATCTCGTTGGCTCCGAAGATCTGTCACACGAAGGATTCCACAAGAAAGCGTATTTCGGGTACGAGGATCGAGCGGCACTGGAACCGGCCATCCGATGGGCCCAGACGACATCGCAAGACGGGCATCCGTTCTTCCTGAACTTCCTCACATTGACGAGTCACCACCCGTACGATGTGCCTGACGAGTTTGCCAGCCGCGACTACGAGACGAGAGATCCCGAACTCGGCAACTACTACAACGCTCTTCGATATACCGATGACTTCCTGCGTGACTTCATGCGGCGGATGAACAAGCTCGAGCTTGATCGTAACACGGTTTTCATCATCGTGGGTGACCACGGTGAGGCGTTCGGAGAGCACATGGAGCGTACGCACGGCAATGTAGTCTGGGACGAAGCGCTTCAGGTTCCGGCAGTACTCTTTGCTCCCGACTACATCACGGCCGGCACGCGCATCTCGGGTATTCGACAGCACCTCGACCTGCTTCCGACCATATCCGACCTGCTCAACACAGCGCTTGTCGACGGCGAGTTGCCGGGCTCGTCACTCCTGGGTCCTGTCGCGAGAGACAGGACGCTGTATCACCACTCCGTTGACGACAGGAAGGTGATGGCATTGCGCAGGGACTCTCTCAAGTTCATGTATTTTCACAAGCAGGCCCCGACGCGCGTTTTCAACTATATCGTCGATCCAGAGGAGCGGCGTGATATCTCAGACCGGTTTTCTCCGAACGCCCTTTCAAATGTGGAACTTGAGCTCCTGTTGTGGCGAAGCCGGGTAGCCCGGGCGTATCCTGATCGCCGGCGGGTCCGGCTGTATCCCAGGACGATAGATAGCACGCACGTTGCAGGTCGATCCATCCAGTTCCGCTGA
- a CDS encoding TIGR02757 family protein has protein sequence MHTTSELPLTSFLNTLVQRFEDRTFIEFDPIAIPHGFDDPRDQEVIGLYAALLAWGRRSTILGKMEDLCERMDYQPYRFVRDFRIERDSGKLAGFKHRTFKPEDAQWLTANLGALVRRFGSVEQMFAAHLGQYQASTETAIQGFSESVMTAHPSTPKRLSKHLARPRSGSACKRLNMYLRWMVRPGPFDLGIWPSIRTEQLILPLDVHSGRQARRLGMLKRATNDWKAAVELTEVCRSMDPADPCRYDLALFGIGAYNIEVPDALIVTPART, from the coding sequence ATGCATACGACGAGCGAGTTGCCGCTGACGAGTTTCCTCAATACTCTCGTGCAGCGTTTTGAAGACCGCACCTTTATCGAATTCGACCCGATCGCCATTCCGCACGGCTTCGACGATCCACGCGATCAGGAGGTGATTGGTCTCTACGCTGCCCTCCTCGCCTGGGGTCGACGAAGCACGATTCTCGGCAAGATGGAAGACCTGTGCGAGCGTATGGATTATCAGCCCTATCGCTTTGTCAGGGACTTCCGGATCGAAAGGGATTCCGGCAAACTGGCTGGTTTCAAACACAGAACGTTTAAGCCCGAGGATGCGCAGTGGCTCACGGCAAACCTCGGCGCGCTGGTCCGCCGATTCGGAAGCGTCGAACAGATGTTCGCTGCACACCTGGGTCAGTATCAGGCGTCTACCGAGACTGCAATACAGGGATTTTCGGAGTCTGTCATGACGGCGCATCCATCGACACCAAAGAGGCTATCGAAACACCTGGCGAGGCCCCGCAGCGGCAGCGCCTGCAAAAGGTTGAACATGTACCTGCGTTGGATGGTCAGACCGGGCCCCTTCGATCTGGGAATCTGGCCGTCAATCCGGACGGAGCAGCTGATTCTTCCGCTTGATGTGCACAGCGGTCGCCAGGCGAGGCGACTGGGAATGCTGAAGCGTGCTACGAACGATTGGAAGGCAGCAGTGGAGCTCACGGAGGTATGTCGAAGCATGGACCCTGCGGATCCCTGCCGCTACGATCTAGCGCTGTTCGGCATCGGAGCCTACAACATTGAGGTGCCAGACGCTCTCATCGTAACGCCCGCGCGTACCTAG
- a CDS encoding flavin reductase family protein — protein sequence MTGISGENLREVMRLLPSPVTVVTASYDGEIRGITIGSFTSTSLEPALISFNVSNDSPMLDMLSRSSEFIVHFLKASQDDVSERFAVPDQTGDEQFDGVEYSVSAKGSPLLDGTLARLTCSVYAIYEAGDHAIIVGLVGAADEQEPGRPLIYHDRGYQSVG from the coding sequence ATGACTGGAATTTCAGGTGAGAACCTTCGCGAAGTTATGCGGCTGCTTCCGTCGCCGGTGACCGTAGTCACGGCCAGCTACGATGGCGAGATACGCGGGATTACAATCGGGTCGTTCACGAGTACCTCACTTGAGCCGGCACTCATCAGTTTCAACGTCTCGAACGATTCTCCCATGCTGGACATGCTGAGTCGTTCCAGCGAGTTCATCGTGCACTTCCTCAAGGCATCTCAAGACGATGTCTCAGAACGATTTGCAGTTCCGGATCAGACCGGAGATGAACAATTTGATGGCGTTGAATACTCGGTTTCAGCAAAGGGGTCCCCGCTGCTGGACGGTACGCTGGCGCGCCTAACGTGCAGCGTTTATGCCATATACGAGGCTGGAGACCACGCTATCATTGTCGGCCTCGTCGGCGCAGCGGACGAGCAGGAGCCCGGACGGCCGCTGATATACCATGACCGTGGATATCAGTCGGTTGGCTAG